The following are encoded in a window of Polynucleobacter sp. VK25 genomic DNA:
- a CDS encoding alpha/beta fold hydrolase, whose protein sequence is MTRKKIHTPADIESLEFDTLIPHNANLMEGFKPFKLPGDGVNINGVIGGSGPPLLLIHGNPLTHVTWHKVAPTLAKHFTVVAIDLRGYGDSDKPVGGGDHSAYSFRTMANDAVKVMAQLGFSKFPVVGHDRGARVGFRMCLDHPETVTKFIPLDIVPTHEVLNNVTMGWGLESYHWFFMAQKEPFPERLICGDLNYYINYKLNKKGVGLEIFAPEALAEYTRCTTPEQIHAICEDYRATVSVDLAMDTADLANNKKITCPVMVLWGSNSHCGRHFKPLTAWGKWADDLEGTDIPTGHYPQEQRPDLIYKAIRSFIA, encoded by the coding sequence ATGACTAGAAAAAAAATTCATACTCCTGCTGATATTGAGTCTTTAGAGTTCGATACACTCATTCCACACAATGCCAATTTAATGGAAGGCTTTAAACCTTTCAAATTGCCGGGTGATGGCGTCAATATCAATGGTGTTATTGGGGGCAGTGGCCCACCCCTTTTATTGATTCACGGCAATCCACTTACTCATGTGACTTGGCACAAGGTTGCGCCAACCTTGGCAAAGCACTTTACCGTGGTTGCAATTGACTTACGTGGTTATGGGGATAGTGATAAGCCTGTCGGTGGTGGCGATCACTCTGCATACTCATTCCGTACTATGGCCAATGATGCGGTCAAGGTCATGGCTCAGTTAGGCTTTTCGAAATTTCCTGTAGTGGGACATGACCGAGGTGCGCGCGTGGGTTTTCGGATGTGCTTGGATCATCCCGAAACAGTTACTAAATTTATTCCCTTGGATATTGTTCCCACCCATGAGGTGTTGAATAACGTCACTATGGGTTGGGGGCTGGAATCCTACCATTGGTTCTTCATGGCACAAAAGGAGCCATTCCCAGAGCGCTTAATCTGTGGCGATTTAAATTACTACATCAATTACAAGCTGAATAAAAAAGGTGTTGGCTTAGAAATATTCGCCCCGGAAGCATTGGCTGAATATACCCGTTGCACTACTCCCGAGCAAATTCATGCAATCTGTGAAGACTATCGCGCCACAGTATCAGTTGATCTAGCGATGGATACTGCGGACCTGGCAAATAATAAGAAAATTACTTGCCCAGTGATGGTCCTTTGGGGAAGTAATAGTCATTGTGGAAGACACTTTAAGCCACTAACCGCCTGGGGTAAGTGGGCCGATGATCTTGAGGGCACCGATATCCCTACTGGCCATTACCCGCAGGAGCAACGTCCGGATTTAATTTATAAAGCCATTCGATCTTTTATTGCTTAG